A single genomic interval of Gossypium raimondii isolate GPD5lz chromosome 11, ASM2569854v1, whole genome shotgun sequence harbors:
- the LOC105761713 gene encoding putative disease resistance protein RGA3, whose protein sequence is MHDLMHDVAESVAGMESSIVDSNKIASDVGEKCRHISIKPSLIPLFKGKKLRTLLHFHDNIDRELSDDFSYETWDLIIANCRCLRVLKLTNLLDIQMISPSIYKLKHLRYLDLSWNDNIKILPKSICKIQNLLALKLDRCYRLKELPKKIEKLVNLTHLGCKDCWDLTHMPRGIGKLTSLEKLSMFVVDKDGSHGGADLSELRLLNNLRGHLQITNLGFVKNAKEKFKAANLKEKQHLRSLLLEWKFDSDDDYDDDDYDDDEKSLENLQPHSNLKELCIQGWRGDAEFPSWLPLLRNLVKILLSGDNFKYLPSFAQLPCLERLDIRFCTMLRYMDDNSLKGSQGEPQSFFPALKHLSLWDCPNMKSWWRTTKPIDDDSNEDDTTVMGTSTMAFPCLSSLTIQNCPLTLMPLYPSLDDKLELRNTSSRPLKQTIKMNINAKAPSTSTSSLPLSKLKSFDVHNIEGLYTHTLDECLQHLTSLNRLTIGDCKEVDLEGMQWEPLKNLSHLEIDNIPKLVSLSIWLQHLVQLQTLKIHNCNGLRSLLPVFQHLTFLEEFEVKDCKKLELSGAGIQIFQDHTSLRSLRLEHIPKCRHLPKWLQHLTNLQGLYLVNLPNLTSLPDEMRCLTKLQILYINGIPQLEERCRKDIGADWHKIAHIPHIW, encoded by the coding sequence ATGCATGATTTAATGCATGATGTAGCTGAATCAGTAGCAGGGATGGAGAGTAGTATTGTAGATTCAAATAAAATTGCAAGTGATGTTGGTGAAAAATGTCGCCACATATCAATTAAACCTTCATTAATTCCTTTGTTTAAGGGAAAGAAGTTGCGAACCTTGTTACATTTTCATGACAACATAGATAGAGAATTGAGTGATGATTTCAGCTATGAAACTTGGGATTTGATAATTGCAAATTGTAGATGCTTGCGTGTATTGAAATTGACTAATTTGTTAGATATTCAGATGATTTCACCCTCCATTTACAAGTTGAAACATTTGAGGTACCTTGACCTTTCTTGGAATGACAATATTAAGATTCTCCCAAAGAGTATTTGCAAGATTCAGAATTTGCTAGCGCTGAAACTTGACAGATGTTATAGGCTTAAAGAATTGCCAAAGAAGATTGAAAAATTGGTGAATCTTACCCATCTTGGGTGTAAAGATTGTTGGGATTTAACTCATATGCCACGTGGAATAGGGAAGCTGACTTCACTTGAGAAGTTAAGCATGTTTGTAGTGGATAAAGATGGGTCCCATGGCGGTGCAGATCTAAGTGAATTGAGACTGCTTAACAACTTAAGGGGACATCTACAAATAACAAATTTGGGATTcgtaaaaaatgcaaaagagAAGTTTAAGGCTGCTAATTTGAAAGAGAAGCAAcatttgagatcgttgcttttaGAATGGAAATTTGATTCTGATGAtgattatgatgatgatgattatgatgatgatgagaagTCACTTGAAAACCTCCAGCCCCATTCTAATCTCAAGGAGCTCTGTATTCAAGGATGGAGGGGTGATGCTGAGTTTCCAAGTTGGCTTCCTTTGCTCAGAAAtcttgtcaaaattttattaagtggtgataatttcaaatatttaccGTCCTTTGCTCAATTGCCCTGTCTTGAACGGCTGGATATTAGGTTTTGTACTATGCTGAGGTACATGGATGATAATAGTCTAAAAGGAAGTCAAGGAGAACCACAATCATTCTTCCCAGCACTTAAGCATCTTTCGCTCTGGGACTGTCCGAATATGAAGAGTTGGTGGAGGACGACAAAACCAATCGATGATGATTCCAACGAGGACGACACAACAGTTATGGGAACATCAACCATGGCATTTCCTTGTCTTTCCTctttaacaattcaaaattGCCCTTTGACTTTGATGCCACTGTATCCATCACTCGATGATAAGCTAGAGTTGAGGAATACCAGTTCAAGGCCGTTAAAGCAGACTATCAAGATGAACATCAATGCTAAGGCCCCATCAACTTCAACCTCTTCTCTTCCACTCTCCAAATTGAAATCTTTCGATGTACACAACATTGAGGGGTTGTACACTCACACGCTAGATGAGTGCCTGCAACATCTCACCAGCCTCAATAGATTAACAATAGGAGATTGCAAGGAGGTTGATTTAGAGGGCATGCAATGGGAACCCCTTAAGAATCTCTCTCATTTGGAGATTGATAATATTCCAAAGCTGGTGTCTCTCTCCATTTGGCTTCAACATCTTGTTCAATTGcaaacattaaaaattcataactGCAATGGATTGAGGTCACTGCTTCCTGTGTTCCAACATCTCACTTTCCTTGAAGAGTTCGAAGTAAAGGACTGCAAGAAGCTGGAGTTATCTGGAGCTGGCATCCAAATATTCCAAGATCATACAAGCCTACGCTCTCTACGGCTGGAACATATTCCAAAGTGTCGGCATCTTCCGAAGTGGCTTCAACATCTAACAAATCTGCAAGGGCTTTATCTCGTTAATTTGCCCAATTTAACATCTCTTCCGGACGAGATGCGTTGCCTAACCAAATTgcaaattttatacataaatggAATTCCTCAGTTGGAGGAAAGATGTCGGAAGGACATTGGTGCTGATTGGCATAAGATTGCTCACATCCCCCACATTTGGTAG